In Henningerozyma blattae CBS 6284 chromosome 7, complete genome, a single genomic region encodes these proteins:
- the MMS22 gene encoding Mms22p (similar to Saccharomyces cerevisiae MMS22 (YLR320W); ancestral locus Anc_4.136) → MSTGVTDEEPLHLSVIEDSDVESDELKIIYIPEEDEPSLLCTSFLDEHHVSSYLDTSNRHLGNVITSNTTRHESTSSIEVVDSLGSGNVLKSKSNTFPHENYYERSFRKRSAIQKMPYSLDRIKHRQLMNGYDVTNFEAAAENVALPDKPINANEQERIIEDLPYENPDSNSYDVHYRPEEEDYDDSYFNYSDANKSLVEMDAEEENNDFLKIASPIYQKVDEDKLQNQSETLQERYSETDLLYQQNNFHSSSDIEKNSQNEMDNSHKSNDDNVTDEFKFRGKMLNVKTGFRGVLPRFMWEKNLKKSVSRKSCKNNEINTDKKSSNSDRKGIALRKKSKNTISNRVDDKQLLDDMIAPEDETNAKNFYTDDTRINSKRNLDEETLGEYFNSKYQNEYSWDDLISVEYISDDSIEESVKASPILLDVEKGTTMLPKIISSEETLEHAKRIITPTKKTNCIPHGNSSSKQANELINLNKYLGDAQEYNNSSVDYMLSESPRTLSNFNANTPATKYSTTSIPNKRKNINFSNKKTEGRTSVKLVTSKRSERILRKLTQKKSYKPTRQPIHSISQFPKADVMESLNSYQIPGSLSSTTTHIFKKRKTKNKSKDKNSWFGLFPNSDNEISRHANTFTTIVESVSNTYAPINTKLSNLDNNVASTISEKLISNEEHSHSILTAIQPRQNFKPPDIITVKLPSFECKLSRFDIVNIPKELKFLFDQIIDREVPDLELLKLNKQLVNFIYQLDIPQLFDIIESFHKSYRSKVSQLKEKAKAIHFYQIAICQVLLLEISRFSNTSNKLRAEIYLKILDHIVSFFNLLNQCIRFLSSSNTKLLTESYSILQDIIQTTDMSRQFWKRLQDLQFEPNIAIIIVNLFPSADPKWSILKILSKYDVLINAFQFIQVVQLKFDWKISTEIIISLDKIFKKRRYENFEEEKIYLDSNYVLESPTAILFDQLLFNRYLELLRHVKLSDIMIERLVPMSKIKNSDTLPILKNRINLLIILAGLSNLNLERRFKEQMSPLISESYLNTLTDSLSSCILDCILKGVLAITENNMAKQLSCDNKLLLQLFQTAKFHTLSAKPLWKEFYGKLALTLNSVSKSIPIYLRHFFPYLQLMIENDSYLESVVVISKLYVRNMTNLGPSWVLNHIFKLITSNVSKSKSFINDYCTIGNFIGKSGEISWWSLFTFNGLEEGSSDKIYFFTKLLEIADNQSFDLIKEHLLRVTVDNIIKKDDVWFKSFVIKLLSRCKHTSLNKYNVLESYDIFSLLRSLFSILATFKYYELGNQLISNLLTYYELQLVTKSFATSIINFLNVKYIDFIKSSHAFSTFKVELGISNIETEKSEFRDSFISCIDVNKKIEFIETGLIHSCLSSENFQIFSGKFQALFNSENSVRTFKFLPVLFNAHLSVTSDTLLKFKVTMMTFILNNVNQVIQKRYGQISEQEFPGLHELFKLQPSVWKLFDGSILLDVGFYREYTEFESSVLEISQGFTEYFELKAISTAIENVHKEDICTGNGRAEFTIQNSSSCTLVDDILQKTLSLFIDPSFLSPTVAFKQQLNADTEDIIYIS, encoded by the coding sequence ATGTCTACTGGGGTTACTGATGAAGAGCCCTTACATTTATCCGTGATTGAAGATTCAGATGTGGAGAGTGACgaactaaaaataatatacattccagaagaagatgaacCTTCTTTACTATGCACATCATTTCTGGATGAACATCATGTTTCATCTTATTTGGATACATCTAACCGACATCTAGGCAATGTAATTACCAGCAATACCACTAGACACGAAAGCACATCTTCAATAGAAGTCGTTGACAGCCTAGGTAGTGGTAATGTCTTAAAATCGAAGTCAAATACTTTTCCTCATgagaattattatgaaAGGTCTTTTAGGAAGCGATCTGCCATCCAGAAAATGCCTTATAGTTTGGATAGAATTAAACATCGTCAACTTATGAACGGATATGATGTTACAAATTTTGAGGCCGCAGCTGAAAATGTAGCTTTACCTGATAAGCCAATTAATGCTAATGAGCAAGAGCGTATTATAGAAGATTTACCATATGAAAATCCTGATAGTAATTCATATGATGTACATTATCGACCGGAGGAAGAGGACTACGATGATTCCTATTTTAACTATTCTGATGCAAACAAAAGCTTGGTAGAAATGGACGCAGAAGAAGAGAACAATGATTTCCTTAAAATTGCTTCAccaatttatcaaaaagTGGACGAAGACAAACTTCAGAACCAGTCTGAAACTTTACAAGAAAGATATTCCGAGACAGATCTTCTTTATCAACagaataattttcattcaaGCTCAGATATTGAGAAGAATTCTCAGAATGAAATGGATAATTCGCATAAAagtaatgatgataatgtaACTGatgaattcaaatttagaGGCAAGATGCTCAATGTAAAAACAGGGTTCAGAGGCGTATTACCTAGATTCATGTGGGAAAAGAATCTAAAGAAATCAGTTTCCAGAAAGTcttgtaaaaataatgagaTAAATACAGATAAGAAATCAAGTAATTCTGATCGAAAAGGTATTGCGCTACGTAAAAAAAGTAAGAATACAATTAGTAACAGAGTAGATGATAAGCAACTACTAGATGACATGATCGCTCCAGAGGATGAAACGAATGCTAAAAATTTCTATACGGATGATACCAGAATAAATTCTAAGAGAAACTTAGATGAAGAGACACTAGgagaatattttaattcaaaatatcaaaacGAATATTCGTGGGACGATCTTATTTCAgtagaatatatttctgaTGATAGTATTGAGGAAAGTGTAAAAGCTAGCcctatattattagatgttGAAAAGGGTACTACTATGTTACCAAAGATCATATCTTCCGAGGAAACTCTTGAGCATGCTAAGAGAATTATTACTCCAAcgaaaaaaacaaattgtATACCACACGGAAATAGCTCATCTAAGCAGGCTAATGAATTGATAAacttaaataaatatctagGTGACGCTCAggaatataataatagtagtgTTGATTATATGCTTTCGGAAAGTCCCAGAACATTGAGTAACTTTAATGCAAATACACCAGCGACTAAATATTCAACCACTAGTATTCCCAATAAACGTAAGAACATAAATTTCTCTAACAAAAAGACGGAAGGTAGAACTAGTGTAAAGCTTGTCACGTCCAAAAGGTCGGAAAGAATATTACGTAAACTAactcaaaaaaaatcttaCAAGCCTACACGACAACCAATTCATTCCATCTCCCAATTTCCAAAAGCTGATGTAATGGAATCATTAAATAGCTACCAGATACCAGGATCTCTTAGTTCTACTACTACACacatatttaaaaaaagaaaaacaaaaaacaaGTCCAAGGATAAAAACAGCTGGTTTGGGCTGTTTCCTAACtctgataatgaaatatcGCGGCATGCTAATACATTTACGACTATTGTAGAGTCTGTTAGCAATACTTATGCCCCAATAAATACGAAGCTTTCCAATTTAGACAATAATGTCGCAAGTACGATATCTGAGAAACTTATCAGCAATGAAGAGCATAGCCACTCCATTTTAACGGCAATTCAGCCCAGACAAAATTTTAAACCACCAGATATTATTACAGTTAAATTACCAAGCTTTGAATGCAAACTATCTCGTTTCGatatagtaaatattcCTAAGGAACTTAAGTTCTTGTTTGATCAAATTATTGATCGAGAAGTTCCAGATCTAGAATTacttaaattaaataagcAACTTGTAAACTTCATTTACCAACTAGACATCCCACAACTATTTGATATCATTGAGTCATTCCATAAATCATATCGATCAAAGGTTAGCCAACTTAAggaaaaagcaaaagcaatCCACTTTTATCAAATTGCTATTTGTCAAGTGTTATTGCTTGAAATATCAAGATTTTCGAATACTTCTAATAAACTGCGAGCAGAAATATActtgaaaattttagaCCACATAGTCTCATTTTTCAACCTTCTCAATCAATGTATTAGATTCCTAAGTAGCTCGAATACCAAGCTTTTAACGGAATCATATTCTATATTACaagatattattcaaacGACTGATATGTCCCGACAATTTTGGAAACGTCTCCAAGATTTACAATTTGAACCAAATATTGCAATTATCATAGTTAACTTATTTCCGTCCGCAGATCCTAAATGGAgtatattaaagattttatctaaatatgatgttttaattaacgcatttcaatttattcaaGTGGTTCAACTTAAATTCGATTGGAAAATATCTACAGAGATAATTATCTCATTGgataaaatctttaaaaagagaaggtatgaaaattttgaagaggaaaaaatatatttagatAGTAATTACGTTTTAGAATCTCCAACTGCTATTCTGTTTGATCAATTGTTATTTAATAGATATTTAGAATTGTTACGGCATGTAAAATTATCTGACATAATGATTGAAAGATTGGTCCCAATgagtaaaataaaaaattctgATACTTTACctattttgaagaatagAATTAACCTTCTTATAATATTGGCAGgtttatcaaatttaaatttagaaagaAGGTTCAAAGAACAAATGTCTCCTCTTATTTCAGAAtcatatttaaatactttaacTGATTCATTATCGTCCTGTATACTTGATTGCATTTTAAAGGGAGTTTTAGCTATTACGGAGAATAACATGGCCAAACAACTTTCATGCGATAATAAATTACTTCTGCAACTCTTTCAAACCGCAAAATTTCATACATTATCAGCCAAACCTCTGTGGAAAGAATTTTATGGGAAGCTGGCATTAACATTAAATTCTGTTTCGAAATCTATTCCTATATACTTAAGACACTTCTTTCCTTATCTACAACTAATGATTGAGAACGATTCATATCTAGAAAGTGTTGTTGTAATCTCTAAGCTTTATGTGCGCAACATGACCAATTTAGGCCCATCTTGGGTTTTGAatcatatatttaaattgatcACAAGCAATGTTTCAAAGtctaaatcttttataaatgattattgtaccattggaaattttattgGTAAATCGGGTGAGATATCCTGGTGGTCTTTGTTCACGTTTAATGGTTTAGAAGAAGGTAGTTctgataaaatttatttcttcaCTAAATTACTTGAAATTGCAGACAATCAATCATTcgatttaattaaagaacATTTACTACGAGTAACAgtagataatattataaaaaaagatgatgTATGGTTCAAATCATTTGTAATTAAGTTGTTAAGCCGATGTAAACACACATCATTGAATAAGTATAATGTTCTAGAATCGTATGACATATTTTCCTTACTGCGCTCGCTGTTTTCTATATTAGCAACTTTCAAATACTATGAATTAGgtaatcaattaatttccAATTTACTAACATATTATGAATTACAACTGGTTACAAAATCTTTTGCTACCTCTATTATCAATTTCCTAAATGTTAAATATATCGATTTTATCAAGTCATCCCATGCGTTCTCAACATTTAAAGTAGAGCTTGGCATCTCAAATATTGAAACTGAGAAGAGTGAATTTCGTGATAGTTTTATTTCATGTATTGAtgtcaataaaaaaatcgaATTCATTGAAACAGGGCTTATTCATTCCTGTTTAAGCAGTGAGaactttcaaattttttctgGTAAATTTCAAGCCTTATTTAATTCTGAAAATTCTGTAAGAACCTTCAAATTTTTACCTGTGCTTTTTAATGCACATTTATCAGTCACATCAGATACGCttcttaaatttaaagttaCTATGATGACgtttatattaaataatgtgAACCAAGTAATCCAGAAAAGATATGGTCAAATATCTGAGCAGGAATTTCCAGGACTTCATGAACTTTTTAAACTTCAACCTTCTGTCtggaaattatttgatggtAGCATACTACTTGATGTTGGATTTTACCGTGAATATACTGAGTTTGAAAGCTCAGTGCTGGAAATATCTCAGGGGTTTACAGAATATTTTGAGTTAAAAGCTATTTCAACTGCAATAGAAAATGTTCATAAAGAAGATATCTGTACGGGAAATGGTAGAGCTGAATTTACTATTCAAAACAGTTCATCCTGTACACTGGTTGATGATATCTTACAAAAGACactttctttatttatagATCCTTCATTTCTTAGTCCGACGGTTGCTTTTAAGCAACAATTAAACGCAGATACAGAggatattatatatatatcttaa
- the SWC4 gene encoding Swc4p (similar to Saccharomyces cerevisiae SWC4 (YGR002C); ancestral locus Anc_4.137) — translation MSSSDIFDVLNIKKAKPQPATVEPSHSSSPRPPVTGIQRELYNLLGTNQPPIALSSKSNEQSRFKEKLQANGKVVPWTNAPFKPNDYVVLNHWIRGSSLNASNDNTKSTDKLEKLDHNKTEQELPPSKFKQFNVHPTLPEFTEIEYNDFMSDIILPSEISKADNKPNDEIITTNKDIKESGSGLEAGDNQKAESANEGSKTPNDSDKDHKAKNDTWTYEETLQLFHLCRQYDMKWFIIFDRYEDNGKTRTLEDLKSQFYKVSKAYFHKKDPKNPLLTSLDFRKDKEIERKNYLQRLLARSAAEIAEEEALIIESRKFEVAAKRTLNEREALLRLLDSPHSEQSVSRYLTSQGMSQLYTSLLSDKSRKRKHPSSNSIPENPWMKQQQQFAQQRQQLQQQHHQQQQQQLQQRIQQQENEQKSQNIKQELSVKPNDSIPSIPSTSKKTKKQKQEEQQAQKKKSESARLEQLLSKFSEEERTALGVIVHEKKLNAGVYLRSTRIPSFKPALQNKVNLMMQELGLPMRPTMVTKRVMERQEHLLKQIANLADLKKHYDKLEAEVEVRK, via the coding sequence ATGTCATCATCTGATATATTTGATGTTctaaatatcaaaaaagCGAAACCTCAACCCGCAACAGTTGAACCATCTCATAGTTCCTCACCAAGACCTCCTGTGACTGGGATACAACGTGAGTTGTATAATCTACTCGGTACCAACCAACCTCCAATAGCTCTTTCTTCGAAATCTAATGAACAATCTCGTTTCAAAGAAAAGTTACAAGCTAATGGGAAAGTAGTTCCATGGACAAATGCCCCATTTAAGCCGAATGATTATGttgttttaaatcattGGATTCGTGGATCTTCTCTGAATGCTTCTAATGATAACACAAAATCAACTGATAAActagaaaaattagatcACAATAAAACAGAGCAAGAGCTACCACCAtccaaatttaaacaatttaacGTGCACCCTACTTTACCTGAATTCACCgaaattgaatataatgACTTTATGAGTGACATAATACTCCCTAGTGAAATTAGCAAAGCAGATAATAAAccaaatgatgaaataatTACAACCAATAAGGATATAAAGGAAAGTGGTTCTGGCCTTGAGGCAGGTGATAACCAGAAGGCAGAATCTGCTAATGAGGGAAGTAAAACTCCAAACGATTCAGACAAAGACCACAAAGCTAAGAATGATACCTGGACATATGAGGAAactttacaattatttCACTTATGTAGGCAATACGATATGAAGTGGTTTATTATATTCGATAGATACGAGGATAATGGTAAAACAAGAACTCTCGAAGACTTGAAATCTCAATTTTATAAAGTTTCAAAAGCTTACTTCCATAAAAAAGACCCCAAAAACCCTTTATTGACATCTTTAGACTTCAGAAAAGACAAAGAAATAGAACGTAAAAACTATTTGCAAAGATTACTAGCACGATCTGCAGCAGAAATAGCTGAAGAAGAAGCACTAATAATTGAATCTAGGAAATTTGAAGTTGCTGCAAAACGGACATTAAATGAAAGAGAAGCTTTATTAAGACTACTAGACTCACCTCATTCTGAACAATCAGTATCTCGATACTTGACGTCTCAAGGTATGTCTCAACTGTATACTAGTTTATTATCTGATAAATCTAGAAAGAGAAAGCATCCATCAAGTAACTCAATACCAGAAAATCCGTGGATGaaacagcaacaacaatttGCTCAACAAAGACAACAActacaacaacaacatcatcagcagcaacagcaacaattACAGCAACGAATACAGCAACAAGAAAATGAACAAAAAtctcaaaatattaaacaagAATTATCTGTTAAGCCAAATGATTCCATACCTTCCATTCCATCTACTTCTAAAAAGACtaagaaacaaaaacaaGAAGAACAGCAAGCTcagaaaaagaaatcagAATCTGCTCGGTTGGAGCAATTATTGTCAAAGTTTAGCGAAGAAGAAAGAACTGCATTGGGAGTTATTGTTCATGAAAAGAAGCTAAATGCTGGGGTGTATTTGAGATCAACAAGAATTCCAAGTTTTAAGCCTGCTTTACAAAATAAGGTTAATTTGATGATGCAAGAACTAGGATTACCTATGAGACCTACTATGGTAACAAAAAGAGTTATGGAAAGACAAGaacatttattaaaacaaattgcAAATTTAGCAGACTTAAAAAAACACTATGATAAGCTAGAGGCAGAGGTAGAAGTCaggaaataa
- the BUD6 gene encoding formin-mediated actin nucleation enhancer (similar to Saccharomyces cerevisiae BUD6 (YLR319C); ancestral locus Anc_4.135), translated as MSNNPSRKSSSSTRTTSSIESMVTKLLMSTKQLLQTLTQWSKNRADEQEVSDVYVQLGNDFKVVSKYFQHAGIDVSDLGNVPLNLRRILEEALSELPSDETLNKYLPSIREIIVQLLDNLKKKQNELKMIKKAQAQAKKLSSHLSTSSSNSNYSTSSGHDTTSPRSSSSRVNSVAMSYNSLTGTPMNSPYDNALNNGPRSSITSGTSSLMPRKLSLREKLSNVQIDLQRHEEEASTPVERLPSPTAEGADALSQLKNGSSLQRRASKRYSAYHMAKLTNQTAKDAADAMNSSNPTPMLPNNNNLPSLDVITGFSSSTSPPINKKTSHADDAITQLPPKIPSARPKAIHSSDGTEKILDNEKKKSDSTKNEYVVFLKLKDNVKKCVITKPSNLNELRLLFVEKFSYTLDDGMLPDIYVKDNTYSVFYQLDDQNFHELYDGCILELHLVTPAKIEKVEIKEEPKQLEFDLTFEKIMEAMKIEIHKSQLEILNKLKELSNTTKLNEPTADLSKAPQQKEITDNSGLSTAEANKVKNMKHQISILRQIHKEDDKLMKATFSNIVDKIEQFKALSVNSSESGSNEYMEKSKNEVSDISDALLSKVDDLQDNIELLRKDVADRGVRPSEKKINSVEKELESATINLENLRKLLDTEKPHWKKHWENLLNEVCEDQQFLALQVELISDLETDLQKSMETFKLVKLCCEERKKNPNRPKMVPILPATKPGEAHDVREKLLNDVQSMIPDHESRIDALERAEKLWEKERIYKDKNTKFENELGTFVQQSNLKNAGGIEEVDRMRDEKDKEHFRVMYEGF; from the coding sequence ATGTCAAACAATCCTTCGAGGAAATCCTCGTCCTCGACGAGAACGACCAGTAGCATTGAAAGTATGGTAaccaaattattaatgtcTACCAAACAACTACTTCAGACATTAACTCAATGGTCAAAAAATCGAGCAGACGAGCAGGAGGTTTCGGATGTTTATGTCCAACTAGGAAATGATTTTAAGGTTGTTTCCAAGTATTTTCAACATGCAGGGATAGATGTGTCAGATCTAGGCAACGTACCATTAAACCTTAGAAGAATCCTAGAGGAAGCACTCAGCGAACTTCCTTCGGATGAAACGttgaataaatatctaCCTAGCATCAGAGAAATTATAGTTCAGCTTTTGGATaacttgaaaaaaaaacaaaacgaattaaaaatgattaaaaAGGCTCAAGCTCAagctaaaaaattaagcTCTCATCTTTCCacatcttcatcaaataGCAATTATTCGACCAGCTCTGGGCATGATACCACTTCTCCAAGAAGTAGTTCCAGCAGAGTCAATTCTGTAGCGATGTCTTATAATTCTTTGACGGGTACCCCTATGAATTCTCCATATGACAATGCTTTGAACAACGGCCCCAGGAGTAGTATTACATCTGGCACTTCTAGTTTAATGCCACGTAAACTATCTTTACGCGAGAAATTATCTAATGTACAGATTGATTTGCAACGACACGAAGAAGAAGCCTCTACGCCAGTTGAGAGACTTCCATCACCAACAGCAGAAGGTGCAGATGCGTTAtcacaattaaaaaatggtTCTAGTTTACAGAGGCGTGCTTCTAAGAGATACTCTGCATACCATATGGCTAAACTAACTAATCAAACGGCCAAAGATGCAGCGGATGCAATGAATAGTAGCAATCCAACGCCTATGCTAccgaataataataatcttccAAGTCTTGACGTGATAACAGgattttcttcatctacTTCCCCTccaatcaataaaaaaactagTCACGCTGATGATGCTATAACACAACTTCCTCCAAAGATACCTAGTGCTAGGCCGAAAGCAATACATAGTTCAGATGGTACAGAAAAGATTCTCGAtaatgagaaaaaaaaatctgaTTCAACAAAGAATGAATATgttgtatttttaaaactgAAAGATAATGTTAAAAAGTGTGTCATTACAAAACCATCCAACCTTAATGAATTAAGGCTACTCtttgttgaaaaattcagTTATACATTAGATGACGGTATGCTACCTGATATTTATGTTAAAGACAATACTTATTCTGTATTCTATCAATTAGATGATCAAAATTTTCATGAACTTTATGATGGTTGCATATTAGAGCTTCATCTTGTTACACCAgcaaaaattgaaaaggtagaaattaaagaagaaccaaaacaattagaatttgatctcacttttgaaaaaattatggaaGCTATGAAAATCGAAATACATAAATCACAATTAGAAATCTTAAATAAGTTGAAAGAGCTTTCTAATACTACCAAGCTGAATGAACCTACTGCCGATTTGTCAAAGGCCCCACagcaaaaagaaataacTGATAACTCAGGATTATCTACTGCAGAGGCCAACaaagttaaaaatatgaaacACCAAATTAGTATTCTACGACAAATACATAAAGAAGACgataaattaatgaaagCCACATTTAGTAACATTGTTGACAAAATTGAGCAATTTAAAGCATTATCAGTTAATTCCTCGGAATCTGGCTCAAATGAATATATGGAGAAATCTAAAAATGAAGTCAGTGATATATCTGATGCATTGCTATCTAAGGTGGACGATTTACAAGATAATATTGAACTATTGCGTAAGGATGTAGCAGATCGTGGTGTTAGACCTtctgaaaaaaagattaattccgttgaaaaagaattggaaagtgcaacaattaatttagaaaacCTAAGAAAGCTACTTGACACCGAGAAGCCTCATTGGAAAAAGCATTGGGAAAATTTGTTGAATGAGGTTTGTGAAGATCAACAATTCTTGGCATTACAAGTTGAGTTAATCAGTGATTTAGAAACagatttacaaaaatcTATGGAAACATTTAAACTAGTGAAACTATGCTGTGAAGagagaaagaaaaatcCAAATCGTCCAAAAATGGTACCAATTTTACCAGCAACTAAGCCTGGCGAAGCTCACGATGTtagagaaaaattattaaatgatgtACAATCTATGATTCCAGATCATGAGAGTAGAATCGATGCCTTAGAAAGAGCAGAAAAACTCTGGGAAAAAGAAAGGAtttataaagataaaaatacaaaatttgaaaacgAACTTGGAACTTTTGTTCAACAGTCTAATTTAAAGAACGCAGGTGGGATCGAAGAGGTAGATCGTATGAGAGATGAAAAGGATAAGGAACATTTCCGTGTAATGTATGAAGGATTTTGA